The segment GACCTCGCGGACGACGTCGTCGACGCCGTCGCAGCCCAGGTCGACGGACGCGACCGCGAGAGCACGATCCGCGACGCGCTCGCGAACGACGCCTCCGGCGTTCTCCTGGCGCGCTCGATGAGCGAAGCCGTCCTGTTCGCGAACGAGTACGCCGCCGAACACCTCGTCGTGCAGGCCGACGACGACGAATCGCTCCTCGACCGCGTCGACAACGCCGGGAGCGTCTTCCTCGGCCCGAACACTCCGGTGGCCGCCGGCGACTACGCCTCCGGCACGAACCACGTCCTCCCGACGAACGGCGGCGCGAAGCGCCACGGCGGCCTGAGCGTCGACGCGTTCGTTCGCTCCACGACCGTCCAGCGCCTCGACGACACCGGGCTCCGCGACCTCGCCGACACCATCACGACGCTCGCCGAAGCCGAAGGCCTCGAAGCGCACGCCGAGAGCGTCCGCAAGCGACTCGACCGCGCCGAGGGCGACTGACGCCGCGACCACCACCCCGTTCGGCGCGCGGTGACGCAGCGCGCGAGTGACGACGAGCGCGGCTGCGTCGATACCGTGCGAGGGATGAGTCCGGCGGCGACCGACTGGAGCCGCCGGACGAATCGGCTGGGGAGGACGAGGGCTGGTCGCAGGGCGGTCGCGGTGGCTGAGCGGTCGCGGTGCCGTCGCGGTGGCTGAGCCGTCACGGTAGTGCCGATGTCCCGTGTCCGGCGGCTCCGCCGCCGGTTCACCGCGAGCGCCCAGCGGGCGCGAGCGGCCTTTTTTTCATCAACGTTTTTTCAAGGAGTGGTGGCCCGAAGGGCCACCCGACGCAGAAAAAAGGTTGTACGCCAGCCTTAACTCGCTCCCCGTCCGTTGTACGACCATGAGTACGGAAAGCGCGTCTGCCGAACCGGGTGGCAGTCTCACCGTGAGCGAGGAGGCCGCCGAGGAGGCGCTCTCGCTCATCGAGAGCGAGGGCATGGACGTCGAGGAGTCCGGACTTCGCCTGTTCGTCAAACAGGGCGGGTGCGCGGGCCTGTCCTACGGGATGCGGTTCGAGCACGAGCCCGCCGACGAGGACTCGGTGTTCGACCACCACGGCCTCCGGGTGTTCGTCGACCCCGCGAGTCTGGACTACGTCGAGGGCAGCCACCTCGCGTACGAAGGCGGCCTCCAGGGCGAGGGGTTCCACGTCGAGAACCCCAACGTCGTCAGCGAGTGCGGCTGCGGCGAATCGTTCCGGACCTGATCGCTCGCCGACTGCGGCTCTTACTCGCGTGCTCGCTTCTCACTCTTCGCCGTCCCAGTAGTCGACGGCGTCGTCGGTCCTGAAGTAGCCGTGGACGCTGCGGTCCGCGCGGCTGCCGGGCGGCGACCCGGCGAACACGCCGACTTTCTCGCTGTCGGGGTACTCGATGATCTCGGGTTCGTCCATCGTCGACACCATCAGGTACCGGAGCGGGTCGTCGCCGTCGTTGACGACGCGGTGCGCGCCCTCGGGCGCTGCGGGGCAATGGACGTACGATCCAGCGGAGACGCGGTACTCGTCGTCGCCGAGTCGAACGAGGCCGTCGCCGTCGAGGACGTAGATCGCTTCGGCGTTCGCGGTGTGGTAGTGGTACGGCCACGAGCGCTTCCCTGGCGGGAGCTCGTAGAGGCTACAGCCGAGGTCGTCGCCGGCGCCGGCGGCGTCCGCGAGGCGCTTCCGTCGGAACGCCGCGTCGCCGCGCTCTAACTCCTCCCACTCGAGGTCGCTCTCGTCGACTGGCTCCATGCGCGGGCGGTTCGCGGAGATTCGCGAAAGAAGTTCGGGTCCGCCGGTCGACACCGCGCCGGAGCGGTCCGCGGCGGCCCGCGCCGTCACCGCCCGCGCGGCCCGTCGCCGGGCCGTCGCGACGAGTCGCCGTCGGACCCGTCTCGTGCGTAGTAGATGATTCTGATCGCGGCGAGGCCGGTCCCGACCGCGACGAGGCGCGCGACCAGATCGGACGCACCGGTCGCGAAGTCAGTGGCCAGGTGCGGGACGTACCAGACGACCATCGCACCCTGGAGGACGAGTGCCGCGAGCAGGACGTCGCTGCGATTGGGGACTCCGGACACGGCTCTCGATTCCGTGTGGACCGAGAAGAGTCTTCGGTGGCGGTCAGCCCTCGAGTTCGAACGCCACAACGACCTCGGCCTGGTACTCTCGGTTCTCGACGCTCGCGACCTCGACGCCGAGTTCCTCGACCTCGATCCAGTGGACGTTGTCGAGGGTGTCCTGTGCGCGCTCGATCGCGTCGTCGGCCGCGGCGTCGAAGCTCTCCGGGCTGGTGCCGATCAGGGTGATCTTCTTGAATACCATCGCGTTCTGGTGGTCGACCGCGGCCGACGTAAGCCTAGGGGCGTGGTATCATGCCTCGCGAGAATTGGTGGCGAGGCGCTCGCGGAGCGCGCCGACGACGTCCGTGAGGTAGAGGTGGCCCCAGAGCGCGACGAGCAGGCCACCGACGGTATTCCACACGAGGTCGCCGAGGGTGTCCTCGACGCTGTACTGCGTGAGGACGGTGTCGACGCCGACCACGCCCGTCGCGAGCGTGATCGCGTACTCGAGGACCTCCCAGGCGACGCCGAACGCCATCGTGAACGCCAGCACGTACGCGAACGTCACCTTCCGCGGGAGCGAGATCGACTCCGAGTGCTCGTCGAACGCGCGCACCGTCGCGTACGCGACCGCGGCGACCACGCTCGCCGACAGCGCGTGCGTGACGTCGTCCCACACCGGTAGCGTGCGGTAGAACGAACTCTCCATCCCGGGGAGCCCGACCGTCCCGAGGGCGTGCAGGAACGCCGCGGTCGTGATCCAGAGCGTGAGCGCGGCGTCCATCGGCACCTCGTAGTCGCGCTCGACGATCGCGGGCAGCTGCACGACGAGGAGGCCGACCGCGCAGTTCACGACGATTCCCGGATTCAGCTCGTACACGCCGACGAACAGCAGGCCGACGAGCGCGAGCTCCATCAGGCGCGTGACCTTGACCTGCGTGCGTTCGGAGATCCCGAAGCGGTCGCGGATCCTCATCGCCGACTCACCTCCGGCGGGAGACGGTCGAGGTTCGCGGTCCGCCTGACGTAGAACTCGAAGACGAACGCGGCGAGGACGCCCGCGAGGATCGAGTACACGAACTCGATCATGAGCGCCTCGTTCGACGCGACGAACGTCGGCCCGAATATCGCCCAGCGCACGACCGCCCACGCGCCGGCGGCCGCCATCGTGAACACGACGACCGAGAGGATGGCGAACCCGAGCGTCATCCGGACCGCGGTGAACACGTGGAGTTCGACGGCGACGACGAGCGCGACCGCGGCGACCGCGAGGTACGTCGCGAGCGCCTCCGTGATCGGAACCGTCGCGAACAGCCGGCCGAGCACCGGGAGCGCCGCCAGGACGAGGACCTCCCACGGCAGCATGATGCGCGGATTCCGGTACGCGACCGCGGGCAGAACGGCGAGTCCGGCGACGACGACCGCGAACAGCGCCGACGTGAGGTCCGCGAGCGCGAGCTCGGTCGCGGCGCTCGCCACGACCGCCCCGATCACGAGCCACGCGAGGACCGCGTTCACGCGATGATCCTCGAACAGCCCGGCGAGGTCGTCGTCGAAACCGCCAGCGGCGTCGTCACTCATGGACGCCCCTTGCTGGCCACCACTCAAAAAGGTACGTTCACGGTCGTCGACGGGTCGCTACTTTCGGTCCAGGCGCTGGAGGCCGTGCCAGATCGCCTCGATCATCCGCGACTCTCCGTCGGCCGCGCCATCGCCGTCGGCGTCAGCATCGGCATCGCTGTCGGCATCGGCGTCCTCGGCGGCGTCGCGCCAGCCGCGAGCGAGCGCGTCCTCGATCACTGCCAAATCGTGGTTCTCGAAGTTGTTCATGCCGCGGAACGCCTCGAGCGCCTCGCGCTCGGCGTCACCGAACCCCTCGTCGGCGATGGGTTCGGGGTCGTCGTCGTAGAACCCGAGGTCGGCGAGGGTCGCGGCGACCTCGCGGCCGACCTCGCCGTCGAGTTCGCGGACGTCGTCGGGTTCCTCGCGCGAGAGGAGCGTGATGTCGTAGATCCTGAACACGCGCTCGAGTTCGTCGATCGGGTGCTCGTGGTCGTCGACGCGCACGTCGATCCAGCGGTCGTTCTTCCCGTCGTACCCGCCGTCGGGCTTCGCGACGTACATCGCGGCGGACTGCTCGCCCCGCGAGTCGCCGCCGGCGTCGTTCCCGGCGTGCAGCGCCGCGAGCAGCTTCTCGGGGAGGCCGGCGTCGGTCGACTCGAACGCGTCGGCCATCGCGGGCAGCGTCTCGTCGTTCTCGAGGATGTTCCCCTGAACGGTGTACCCCTCGCCCTGGACGTCGCCGGCGACGTCGAAGCACTCGTCGCCCGTGAACGCCGCGACGGAGCCGTCCTGGCCGACGACGCCGACCTGGCGGTCCTCGGCCGCGTCGTCCGCCTCGGTGAGTTCGTCGACGACCGACTCGGCGTCGTGGCCGTCCCGGAGCAACTCCAGGCCGTCCGGGCCGTACGCGACGTTCGCGAACGACTGCGTCGCGACCGCGCCGGCGTCCGCGCTCGCGAACGGGACGACGCTCCCGACGCTCACGAACTTCGACTGGACGGCGACGCCGACCGCGTCCGTCTCCGGGTCGCGAGCGACGATCGAGAACGTCGAGGGCCTCGGCTGCTCCAGGTCGTCGCTGTCTCGCGGTCGGGCCCTCGACTGCTCCAGGTCGTCGC is part of the Halorubellus sp. JP-L1 genome and harbors:
- a CDS encoding iron-sulfur cluster assembly accessory protein; amino-acid sequence: MSTESASAEPGGSLTVSEEAAEEALSLIESEGMDVEESGLRLFVKQGGCAGLSYGMRFEHEPADEDSVFDHHGLRVFVDPASLDYVEGSHLAYEGGLQGEGFHVENPNVVSECGCGESFRT
- a CDS encoding cupin domain-containing protein codes for the protein MEPVDESDLEWEELERGDAAFRRKRLADAAGAGDDLGCSLYELPPGKRSWPYHYHTANAEAIYVLDGDGLVRLGDDEYRVSAGSYVHCPAAPEGAHRVVNDGDDPLRYLMVSTMDEPEIIEYPDSEKVGVFAGSPPGSRADRSVHGYFRTDDAVDYWDGEE
- a CDS encoding dodecin encodes the protein MVFKKITLIGTSPESFDAAADDAIERAQDTLDNVHWIEVEELGVEVASVENREYQAEVVVAFELEG
- a CDS encoding DUF1028 domain-containing protein; its protein translation is MGSDDLEQSRARPRDSDDLEQPRPSTFSIVARDPETDAVGVAVQSKFVSVGSVVPFASADAGAVATQSFANVAYGPDGLELLRDGHDAESVVDELTEADDAAEDRQVGVVGQDGSVAAFTGDECFDVAGDVQGEGYTVQGNILENDETLPAMADAFESTDAGLPEKLLAALHAGNDAGGDSRGEQSAAMYVAKPDGGYDGKNDRWIDVRVDDHEHPIDELERVFRIYDITLLSREEPDDVRELDGEVGREVAATLADLGFYDDDPEPIADEGFGDAEREALEAFRGMNNFENHDLAVIEDALARGWRDAAEDADADSDADADADGDGAADGESRMIEAIWHGLQRLDRK